In Candidatus Kaelpia aquatica, the following are encoded in one genomic region:
- the ychF gene encoding redox-regulated ATPase YchF → MKMGIIGLPQTGKKTIFKLLTEYKFSEKDLTVNKVIKSFAQIKDPRFDFLSNLYEPKKQARAKIDIELLPKIDPDSIREGSIFENISDFDAICHVVRAFKDDSVYHIDGSVDPRRDIENINSELVLHDLLFIEKRIERIDDAIKRVKDEKALKERELLLKLKDHLDKELPLRLLDLTEQELGLILSYPFSTLKKMIVVLNISEDNLSDESNIEKLQQDYESLEIDIMQVSARVESEIIGLDSEAERVEFLGALGVKELAVDSLTRLSIKALNLISFFTVGSDEVRQWLLRKGSTAPQAAGVIHSDLEKGFIRAEVMRYDDLCSLGDESRLRQEGKIYLKGKDYIIEDGDIVNIRFNI, encoded by the coding sequence ATGAAAATGGGAATCATCGGCTTACCTCAAACAGGAAAGAAGACCATATTCAAACTGTTGACAGAATATAAATTTTCTGAGAAAGATTTAACAGTCAATAAGGTTATAAAGAGTTTTGCTCAGATAAAAGACCCAAGGTTCGACTTTTTGTCTAATCTATATGAGCCTAAAAAGCAGGCGAGGGCAAAGATTGATATTGAATTACTGCCTAAGATAGATCCAGATTCTATTAGAGAGGGCAGTATATTTGAAAATATTTCCGATTTTGATGCCATCTGCCATGTAGTCAGAGCTTTTAAAGACGACTCTGTTTATCATATAGATGGTTCAGTGGATCCAAGACGTGATATTGAGAATATCAACTCTGAGTTAGTGCTGCATGACCTTCTCTTTATTGAAAAAAGAATTGAGCGTATTGATGATGCTATAAAGAGAGTTAAAGATGAGAAAGCATTAAAGGAGAGAGAACTCTTACTAAAACTTAAAGACCATTTAGATAAAGAGCTCCCTCTGCGGCTGCTTGATTTGACTGAACAAGAGTTAGGTCTAATTTTAAGCTATCCGTTTAGTACATTGAAAAAGATGATAGTTGTTCTAAATATCTCTGAAGATAATCTTAGCGATGAGTCTAATATCGAGAAGCTACAGCAGGATTATGAATCTCTGGAGATTGATATTATGCAGGTATCTGCTAGAGTTGAGTCTGAGATTATCGGCCTAGACTCTGAAGCTGAAAGAGTAGAGTTTCTAGGGGCTCTTGGAGTTAAAGAGTTGGCGGTGGACTCTCTCACTAGGCTATCCATAAAGGCATTGAATTTAATATCATTCTTTACTGTCGGCTCTGATGAGGTTCGGCAGTGGTTATTGCGCAAAGGGTCAACAGCTCCTCAAGCAGCAGGTGTGATACATAGTGATCTAGAGAAAGGCTTTATCCGCGCTGAAGTAATGAGATACGATGATCTATGTTCTTTAGGTGATGAATCAAGACTCAGACAAGAAGGTAAGATCTATCTAAAAGGAAAAGATTATATCATTGAAGACGGTGATATAGTAAATATAAGATTCAATATCTAG
- the hflK gene encoding FtsH protease activity modulator HflK, with product MDFTTPEELFGKGKQGLKDIKRSALPMLPIAAGIFLLIMLKGMIYSINPEEVGVVQRFGKYITTASPGLHFKLPPMIERVQKVKVKRVYKEEFGFRTMQSGIKTSYSQRNYNDESIMLTGDLNILDVQWIVQYKIKDPVKFLFATRDPRNNVQDISEIIIRRLVGDHRVDEILTIKRESINHLAQIQIQKLLDNYNSGIQVVTVKLLDVNPPQEVKAAFNEVNEAKQEKERLINQAWEAYNKVVPREKGEAEKTISKSEGYLLDKVNRAQGDAERFTALLKEYKKAPLITKKRLYLETMTDILPKVKEKYIIDSEQSSLLPLFNIRKEGGQ from the coding sequence ATGGACTTTACGACCCCAGAAGAGCTTTTTGGTAAAGGCAAGCAGGGCCTTAAAGATATCAAGAGATCAGCGCTGCCGATGTTACCCATAGCTGCTGGAATCTTTCTACTAATCATGCTTAAAGGTATGATCTATTCTATTAACCCAGAAGAGGTAGGAGTCGTACAACGTTTTGGTAAGTATATTACAACTGCTTCTCCAGGGCTACACTTTAAGCTTCCTCCTATGATAGAGCGAGTCCAGAAAGTCAAAGTAAAGAGAGTATACAAAGAGGAGTTTGGATTTAGAACAATGCAGTCAGGCATAAAGACAAGCTACTCTCAGAGAAACTATAATGATGAATCTATCATGCTTACAGGTGATCTAAATATTCTGGATGTACAATGGATTGTACAATATAAAATAAAAGACCCGGTGAAATTTCTTTTCGCAACCAGAGATCCAAGAAACAATGTTCAGGATATCTCTGAGATTATTATCAGACGTTTAGTCGGAGACCATAGAGTAGATGAAATACTAACTATAAAGAGAGAGTCTATAAACCATCTAGCGCAGATTCAGATACAGAAGCTGCTGGATAATTATAACAGCGGCATACAGGTTGTGACTGTCAAACTGCTAGATGTCAATCCACCTCAAGAAGTAAAAGCAGCTTTTAATGAGGTCAATGAAGCAAAGCAGGAAAAAGAACGCCTCATAAATCAAGCCTGGGAAGCATACAATAAGGTTGTACCCCGAGAAAAGGGTGAAGCAGAAAAAACAATCAGCAAATCCGAGGGCTATCTTCTAGATAAAGTAAACCGCGCTCAAGGTGATGCTGAACGATTCACTGCGCTGCTTAAAGAATATAAAAAAGCTCCGCTCATCACCAAAAAGAGGCTATATCTAGAGACAATGACAGATATTTTACCTAAAGTAAAAGAGAAATATATAATTGATTCCGAACAGTCGTCGCTGCTGCCACTATTTAATATAAGAAAAGAAGGAGGTCAATAA
- the hflC gene encoding protease modulator HflC, translating to MIKIITKILISLTLLTIILFISGVIYTVDETKQVVITQFGRPIIEIVDAGLYLKKPFIQQARYFEKRILEWDGDANQIPTKDKRYIWVDTTARWRIDNPLKFLESVGSEVLAHARLDDIINSATRDAVTSHSLVETVRNSNTILESLSEDADVVMNEEAVERIELGREKLENIIFQKAKIIVVQYGIELIDLRIKRVDYVSEVRKKVYDRMIAERKRAAEQYRSEGRGRRAEIEGLMEKELKRISSEAYRTAQKIKGQADAESTKIYAQAYEEDPEFYAFIKTLDTYKNTIDENTILLLTTDSEYYQLLKESKFKE from the coding sequence ATGATAAAGATAATAACAAAGATACTTATCTCGCTTACTCTCTTGACAATAATATTATTCATCTCCGGAGTGATCTATACTGTTGACGAGACCAAACAGGTTGTAATCACTCAGTTTGGCAGACCTATAATCGAAATAGTAGATGCGGGGCTATACCTTAAGAAACCTTTTATTCAGCAGGCGCGCTACTTTGAAAAGAGAATCTTAGAGTGGGATGGTGACGCCAACCAGATTCCAACTAAAGATAAGAGATATATCTGGGTAGATACAACAGCCCGTTGGAGAATAGACAACCCTTTGAAATTCTTAGAGTCAGTAGGCAGTGAAGTGCTTGCCCATGCAAGGCTTGATGATATCATTAACTCTGCCACCAGAGATGCTGTAACAAGCCATTCCCTGGTAGAGACGGTTCGTAATTCCAATACCATCTTAGAAAGCCTCAGCGAAGATGCAGACGTAGTAATGAACGAGGAGGCTGTTGAAAGAATAGAGCTTGGCCGTGAAAAACTGGAAAATATAATATTTCAAAAGGCAAAGATTATAGTCGTTCAATATGGTATCGAACTTATAGATCTACGTATCAAACGTGTAGACTATGTAAGTGAAGTCAGAAAGAAAGTCTATGACAGAATGATTGCAGAGAGAAAGCGTGCCGCTGAACAGTATCGCTCTGAAGGACGAGGCCGACGCGCAGAGATCGAAGGATTGATGGAGAAAGAACTTAAGAGAATAAGCTCTGAAGCCTACCGCACAGCACAGAAGATCAAAGGTCAGGCTGATGCTGAATCAACAAAGATCTATGCTCAGGCTTACGAGGAAGATCCAGAGTTCTATGCCTTCATTAAGACATTAGATACATACAAGAACACTATAGACGAAAACACTATACTGCTGTTAACAACGGATAGTGAATATTATCAACTGCTCAAAGAATCAAAGTTTAAAGAATAG